Proteins encoded by one window of Phaeobacter sp. G2:
- the cobJ gene encoding precorrin-3B C(17)-methyltransferase: MTETASTDRTKTGWVKIVGLGPGDETMVTTQVQGVIAEATDIVGYIPYVKRIPERPGLTLHATDNRVEIERATHALEMAASGKRVAVVSSGDPGVFAMASAVFEALEAANKPAWLDLDIQVLPGITAMLAASARIGAPMGHDFAAINLSDNLKPWSLIEKRLRLAGEAGFAMGFYNPRSKSRPHQFARALEILREACGGETLISFARDVSKPDETITTVTLNEATPEMADMRTVVIVGNKDTRRVGTHVYTPRYAPDAG; this comes from the coding sequence ATGACAGAAACAGCATCAACCGACCGGACAAAAACAGGCTGGGTGAAAATTGTCGGGCTGGGTCCTGGCGATGAAACCATGGTGACAACCCAGGTCCAAGGCGTGATCGCTGAGGCCACGGATATTGTCGGCTACATTCCCTATGTCAAACGCATCCCCGAACGCCCCGGCCTGACCCTGCATGCCACCGACAACCGGGTCGAAATCGAGCGTGCCACCCATGCGCTGGAGATGGCGGCAAGCGGCAAGCGCGTGGCGGTGGTCTCCTCGGGTGATCCCGGCGTCTTTGCCATGGCCTCTGCCGTGTTTGAGGCGCTGGAGGCGGCAAATAAGCCCGCCTGGCTGGATCTGGACATTCAGGTCTTGCCCGGTATCACCGCAATGCTGGCAGCATCGGCCCGGATTGGCGCCCCTATGGGGCATGATTTTGCCGCCATCAACCTCAGCGACAATCTGAAACCCTGGAGCCTGATTGAAAAACGCCTGCGTCTGGCGGGCGAGGCGGGCTTTGCCATGGGGTTTTACAATCCCCGTTCAAAATCGCGGCCCCATCAATTTGCCCGTGCGCTGGAAATCCTGCGTGAGGCCTGTGGCGGTGAGACGCTGATTTCCTTTGCCCGCGATGTCTCCAAACCCGATGAAACCATCACCACCGTGACCCTCAACGAGGCGACACCTGAGATGGCGGATATGCGCACCGTGGTGATTGTCGGCAACAAGGACACCCGCCGCGTCGGTACCCATGTCTACACCCCGCGCTATGCGCCCGACGCGGGCTGA
- a CDS encoding cobalt-precorrin-6A reductase, translating into MTRTLVLGGTTEASKLAKALAEAGMDAVFSYAGRTANPVAQPLPLRVGGFGGVDGLLRYLREEEISHVVDATHPFAAQMSRNVVQACAEANLPLCAYERPPWRPAAGDNWIHVGDMDAAVQALPERPARVFLAIGKQNLADFAAKPQHHYLLRLVDAPEAELPLPNCSVEIARGPFDEAGDLALMQHHGITHVVSKNAGGRGASAKLAAARAFALPIIMIDRPQVPPRMTYGDVAEVLAWLFHTPDQPASGA; encoded by the coding sequence ATGACACGTACCCTTGTGTTGGGCGGCACCACAGAGGCCAGCAAACTGGCCAAAGCCCTGGCTGAGGCGGGCATGGATGCGGTGTTTTCCTACGCTGGCCGCACTGCCAACCCGGTGGCGCAGCCCCTGCCCCTGCGGGTGGGTGGCTTTGGCGGCGTTGACGGGCTGCTGCGCTACCTCAGAGAGGAGGAGATCAGTCATGTGGTGGATGCCACCCATCCCTTTGCCGCCCAGATGAGCCGCAATGTGGTGCAGGCCTGCGCCGAAGCGAACCTGCCGCTCTGTGCCTATGAGCGTCCGCCCTGGCGCCCGGCGGCGGGGGATAACTGGATCCATGTTGGCGATATGGACGCAGCGGTGCAGGCGCTGCCGGAGAGGCCGGCGCGGGTGTTCCTGGCGATTGGCAAACAGAACCTGGCGGACTTTGCCGCCAAGCCGCAGCATCACTATCTGTTGCGTCTGGTGGACGCGCCCGAGGCGGAGCTGCCGCTGCCCAATTGCAGCGTCGAGATCGCCCGTGGTCCCTTTGATGAGGCCGGGGATCTGGCCCTGATGCAGCATCATGGCATCACTCATGTAGTGTCGAAAAATGCCGGCGGACGGGGCGCCTCGGCCAAACTTGCCGCCGCGCGCGCCTTCGCCCTGCCGATCATCATGATCGACAGACCTCAGGTGCCGCCCCGTATGACCTACGGGGATGTGGCAGAAGTGTTGGCCTGGCTGTTTCATACCCCTGATCAGCCCGCGTCGGGCGCATAG
- the cbiE gene encoding precorrin-6y C5,15-methyltransferase (decarboxylating) subunit CbiE yields the protein MSDPVVASIAPPWLTVIGLGEDGLAGLSEASRNALQAAEVIFGGPRHLDLVNAGTKARPWPVPFSTQPVLELRGSPVVVLASGDPFWHGAGGSLMKDLAAEEWVSYPVPSCFALAANRLGWKLEDTLCLGLHAAPYAKLLPLLGRGTRVICTLRDGAAPAELASWLVENGQPDAKLHVMERLGGPKEQLQHALAQDWDLPQGGAPVLMAIEAMRPGLPQAAGLADSHFVSDGQITKRPIRALTLSALAPRKGELLWDIGGGSGSVSVEWCLAAPGARAITFEPRRERLENIRANAAHFGLSHRMAAMQGKAPEVLTGHALPDCVFIGGGGSQALLDHLWQILPPGTRLVANGVTLETETLLMQAHAQWGGHLLKAEIAEAGPLGSMRDWQRARPVIQWSVTR from the coding sequence ATGTCTGATCCTGTTGTCGCATCTATTGCCCCGCCGTGGCTGACGGTGATTGGTCTTGGTGAGGATGGACTGGCAGGCCTCTCGGAAGCAAGCCGGAATGCATTGCAGGCGGCGGAAGTCATTTTTGGCGGGCCACGTCATCTGGACTTGGTGAATGCCGGGACCAAAGCACGGCCCTGGCCGGTGCCCTTTTCCACTCAGCCCGTGTTGGAACTGCGCGGCAGCCCAGTGGTGGTGCTTGCCTCGGGCGATCCCTTCTGGCACGGCGCCGGGGGCTCTTTGATGAAGGATCTGGCAGCAGAGGAATGGGTTTCTTACCCGGTGCCCTCCTGCTTTGCCCTGGCGGCTAACCGTCTGGGCTGGAAACTGGAAGACACCCTCTGCCTTGGGCTGCATGCAGCGCCTTATGCCAAGCTCCTGCCGCTCTTGGGCCGGGGCACACGGGTGATCTGCACCCTGCGCGACGGCGCGGCCCCGGCTGAACTGGCCAGCTGGCTGGTTGAAAACGGGCAACCAGATGCAAAGCTGCATGTGATGGAACGGCTTGGCGGCCCCAAGGAACAACTGCAGCATGCCCTTGCTCAGGACTGGGATCTACCGCAAGGGGGGGCTCCGGTCCTTATGGCCATCGAGGCCATGCGGCCCGGGCTACCGCAGGCTGCGGGGCTGGCGGATTCGCATTTCGTGAGCGATGGCCAGATCACCAAACGCCCCATCCGCGCCCTGACCCTGTCGGCGCTGGCACCGCGCAAAGGCGAGCTGCTGTGGGATATCGGCGGCGGCTCTGGCTCGGTCTCGGTTGAATGGTGTCTGGCAGCCCCCGGCGCCCGCGCCATCACATTTGAGCCCCGCAGGGAGCGGCTGGAAAACATCCGCGCCAATGCCGCGCATTTTGGCCTGAGCCACCGTATGGCGGCAATGCAGGGTAAGGCCCCCGAAGTGCTTACGGGACATGCGCTGCCCGACTGCGTCTTTATCGGCGGCGGCGGTTCGCAAGCGCTGCTCGATCACCTCTGGCAAATCCTGCCGCCGGGCACCCGCTTGGTGGCCAATGGCGTCACCCTGGAGACCGAAACCCTGCTGATGCAGGCCCATGCGCAATGGGGTGGCCATCTGCTGAAGGCAGAAATCGCCGAGGCCGGACCGTTGGGGTCGATGCGCGACTGGCAACGTGCCCGTCCCGTCATTCAGTGGAGCGTGACACGATGA
- a CDS encoding cobalamin biosynthesis protein, which translates to MKVAGIGFRANATLADLRSVLALTGARPDALASLAAKAAQPALIELAQELALPLIALREEDITGEPTLTCSPRIQSRFGTGSVAEACALVAARQGPGPARSRLITPRLITADGMATAALAERLEQ; encoded by the coding sequence ATGAAAGTGGCCGGAATTGGATTTCGCGCCAATGCGACGCTGGCCGATCTGCGCAGCGTGCTGGCACTGACAGGGGCGCGCCCCGATGCCCTGGCCAGCCTGGCGGCAAAGGCGGCGCAACCGGCGCTGATTGAGCTTGCCCAGGAACTGGCGCTGCCGCTGATTGCCCTGCGCGAAGAGGACATCACCGGCGAACCCACCCTGACCTGTTCGCCCCGCATACAATCCCGATTTGGCACCGGCTCCGTTGCCGAGGCCTGCGCCCTGGTGGCGGCCCGCCAAGGCCCAGGCCCGGCCCGGTCCCGCCTGATCACCCCCAGACTTATCACCGCGGATGGGATGGCCACCGCGGCCCTTGCAGAAAGACTTGAGCAATGA